In Verrucomicrobiota bacterium, a single window of DNA contains:
- a CDS encoding type II toxin-antitoxin system HicA family toxin: MKRRVLLRHLQEHGCMPVREGASHSIWSNPQTGRKEAIPRHSEIKKFLARSICHHLAVPIPPGD; encoded by the coding sequence ATGAAACGCCGGGTGCTCCTCCGTCATCTCCAAGAGCATGGATGTATGCCCGTGCGCGAAGGGGCCAGTCACTCAATCTGGAGCAATCCACAAACGGGCCGGAAGGAAGCTATCCCTCGGCACAGTGAGATTAAAAAGTTTCTGGCCCGCTCCATTTGCCATCACCTTGCTGTACCCATTCCGCCGGGCGATTGA